A DNA window from Actinomadura coerulea contains the following coding sequences:
- a CDS encoding DUF397 domain-containing protein, which produces MGGQGDWNKASWRKSRRSGSDGTGCVSIAVSASCGAIRDTKNPRRTTIVLPKSVLRRMLEEIKSGAFDLR; this is translated from the coding sequence ATGGGCGGTCAAGGAGACTGGAACAAGGCGTCTTGGCGCAAGAGCAGGCGATCTGGCTCGGATGGGACGGGATGCGTCTCCATTGCGGTCTCCGCCTCGTGCGGAGCCATCCGGGACACCAAGAACCCTCGCCGGACGACCATCGTCCTCCCCAAGTCCGTCTTGCGCAGGATGCTGGAAGAGATCAAGAGTGGAGCGTTCGACCTGCGGTGA
- a CDS encoding DUF397 domain-containing protein has translation MTHTNASAPVWRKSSRSSDPDLAVCVEVASIGSVRAIRDSKDPEGPRLSLSMDSWRTFMDAVKSDGFQA, from the coding sequence ATGACTCACACTAATGCGTCCGCGCCGGTCTGGAGGAAGAGCAGCCGGAGCAGCGACCCCGACCTCGCGGTATGCGTGGAAGTGGCGTCCATCGGCAGCGTCCGCGCCATCCGCGACTCCAAGGACCCTGAGGGCCCGCGGCTGTCACTGTCCATGGACTCCTGGCGCACGTTCATGGACGCGGTCAAGTCAGACGGCTTCCAGGCCTGA
- a CDS encoding ABC transporter permease, with the protein MSTHLLDPPRSAIPEAARPAAAARSGAVLLSLLRRARKVSGLVVVLALWEAGARAGWLGSTTPPLSDVAVRGWEMASSGELFQNLGVSLARVLKGLAVGLPAGLVLGLLSGLFRISEDVIDAPVQAVRMLPHLALVPLFIIWFGIGETSKVGLIAVGVVFPLYINVFHGIRGVDERLVESARTCGLGRLGLIRKVILPGALPQILVGLRLSLGVAWLTLVVVEQSATASGIGFVINQATQFLQMETVFLVLVVYALLGVSTDLLVRLVERRALAWRRGLVAR; encoded by the coding sequence GTGTCCACCCATCTGCTCGATCCGCCCCGCTCCGCGATTCCCGAAGCGGCGCGGCCCGCGGCCGCCGCCCGTTCCGGGGCCGTGCTGCTGTCCCTGCTGCGCCGGGCCCGCAAGGTCAGCGGGCTCGTCGTCGTCCTCGCCCTGTGGGAGGCGGGCGCCCGGGCGGGCTGGCTCGGCAGCACGACCCCGCCGCTCAGCGACGTCGCCGTCCGCGGCTGGGAGATGGCCTCGTCGGGCGAGCTGTTCCAGAACCTCGGGGTCTCGCTGGCGCGGGTTCTGAAGGGCCTGGCGGTCGGGCTGCCCGCGGGGCTCGTCCTCGGCCTGCTGTCCGGGCTGTTCAGGATCAGCGAGGACGTCATCGACGCCCCGGTCCAGGCGGTCCGGATGCTTCCGCACCTCGCGCTGGTCCCGCTGTTCATCATCTGGTTCGGGATCGGCGAGACGTCCAAGGTCGGCCTGATCGCGGTCGGCGTCGTGTTCCCGCTCTACATCAACGTGTTCCACGGCATCCGGGGCGTGGACGAGCGGCTGGTGGAGTCGGCCCGCACCTGCGGGCTCGGCCGCCTCGGCCTCATCCGGAAGGTCATCCTGCCCGGGGCGCTCCCGCAGATCCTCGTCGGCCTGCGCCTGTCGCTCGGCGTCGCCTGGCTGACGCTCGTCGTCGTGGAGCAGTCCGCGACGGCCAGCGGCATCGGCTTCGTCATCAACCAGGCCACCCAGTTCCTGCAGATGGAGACGGTCTTCCTGGTGCTCGTGGTGTACGCGCTGCTCGGCGTGTCGACGGACCTGCTGGTGCGGCTCGTCGAGCGGCGCGCCCTGGCGTGGCGGAGGGGGCTGGTGGCGCGATGA
- a CDS encoding ABC transporter ATP-binding protein, translating into MTATVAGGVRVRGLRRVFGERAVLDGVDLDIAPGEFVALLGASGSGKSTMLRALAGLDGEGGGEIDVPGRRAVVYQEHRLLPWSRVWDNVVLGLRGRDLRTRAEAALAEVGLTARADAWPLTLSGGESQRVALARALVRTPDLLLLDEPFGALDALTRLNAQALVADLWAEHRPAVLLVTHDVEEALLLADRALLLADGRIAREYAVDLPRPRSLDDPRFIALRRDLLDGLGVRTVLQPPPAAIQPTSSARRTVLQPPPTAIQPTSSARRTV; encoded by the coding sequence ATGACGGCGACGGTTGCGGGCGGCGTCCGCGTCCGCGGGCTGCGGCGGGTGTTCGGCGAGCGCGCCGTCCTGGACGGCGTGGACCTCGACATCGCGCCCGGCGAGTTCGTCGCCCTCCTCGGCGCGAGCGGCTCCGGGAAGAGCACGATGCTGCGCGCGCTGGCCGGGCTGGACGGCGAGGGGGGCGGCGAGATCGACGTCCCCGGCCGGCGCGCCGTCGTCTACCAGGAGCACCGTCTGCTGCCCTGGAGCCGGGTGTGGGACAACGTCGTCCTGGGCCTGCGAGGGCGCGACCTGCGCACGCGGGCCGAAGCGGCCCTGGCCGAGGTCGGGCTGACGGCCCGCGCCGACGCGTGGCCGCTCACCCTGTCCGGCGGCGAGTCCCAGCGCGTCGCGCTGGCGCGGGCGCTGGTGCGGACGCCCGACCTGCTCCTGCTCGACGAGCCGTTCGGGGCCCTGGACGCGCTCACCAGGCTCAACGCCCAGGCGCTCGTCGCCGACCTGTGGGCCGAGCACCGGCCGGCGGTGCTGCTGGTCACCCACGACGTCGAGGAGGCGCTCCTGCTCGCCGACCGCGCGCTGCTGCTCGCGGACGGCCGGATCGCGCGGGAGTACGCCGTGGACCTTCCCCGGCCGCGGTCGCTGGACGATCCGAGGTTCATCGCGCTGCGGCGCGACCTGCTCGACGGGCTCGGAGTGCGAACCGTCCTCCAGCCCCCACCCGCCGCCATTCAACCGACGAGCTCCGCTCGACGGACCGTCCTCCAGCCCCCGCCCACCGCCATTCAACCGACGAGCTCCGCTCGACGGACCGTCTGA
- a CDS encoding FAD-binding protein, which translates to MTDLTADVLVAGGGPAGAWAAIKAAEAGADVVLADKGYLGTSGATASAGTGVWYVEPEPAAREAAMAGREALGGYLADRGWMARVLDQTYANMNELAEVSRYPFPVDGDGRQIRRGLQGPEYMRRMRVRVRRSGVRVLDHSPVTELLADGAGAVAGAAGYRLRDDRPFRVRAGAVVLATGGCAFLSRALGCDVNTGDGALFAAEAGAELSGMEFSNAYAIAPAFTSVTKTAFYSFATFYHADGTVLEGAGSRRGRSVIARTLLSEPVLCRIDRATPEDQRAMRLAQANFFLPFDRQGIDPFTDLFPVTLLAEGTVRGTGGIRITGADCSTTVPGLYAAGDAATRELICGGFTGGGSHNAAWAMSSGTWAGQGAARYAAGLGGRAGARTVHALGEAGVRPEGPAAGGHADYVAAVQAEVLPYDKNLLRHGGRLAPALDVLDRTWRDLRGTLREEGAGVVRARSAAAMTAHARWMYRAALTRTETRGMHKRQDLPDQDPAQHRRLLTGGLDEIWTRPETGAVAS; encoded by the coding sequence ATGACCGACCTGACCGCCGACGTGCTCGTCGCGGGCGGAGGCCCCGCCGGAGCGTGGGCCGCGATCAAGGCGGCGGAGGCCGGCGCCGACGTCGTCCTCGCAGACAAGGGCTACCTCGGCACGAGCGGCGCGACGGCGTCGGCGGGCACCGGGGTCTGGTACGTCGAGCCGGAGCCGGCTGCCCGGGAGGCGGCCATGGCCGGGCGCGAGGCGCTCGGCGGGTACCTCGCCGACCGCGGGTGGATGGCCCGCGTCCTCGACCAGACGTACGCGAACATGAACGAACTCGCCGAAGTCTCCAGGTACCCGTTCCCGGTGGACGGGGACGGCCGCCAGATCCGCCGCGGCCTCCAGGGCCCCGAGTACATGCGGCGGATGCGCGTGCGGGTCCGCCGGTCGGGGGTGCGGGTCCTCGACCACAGCCCCGTCACCGAGCTGCTCGCGGACGGCGCCGGGGCGGTCGCCGGCGCCGCCGGGTACCGCCTGCGGGACGACCGGCCGTTCCGGGTCCGGGCGGGCGCGGTCGTGCTCGCCACCGGCGGGTGCGCCTTCCTCAGCAGGGCGCTGGGCTGCGACGTCAACACCGGGGACGGCGCCCTGTTCGCGGCGGAGGCGGGCGCGGAGCTGTCCGGCATGGAATTTTCCAACGCCTACGCGATCGCCCCGGCCTTCACGTCCGTGACCAAGACGGCGTTCTACTCGTTCGCCACCTTCTACCACGCGGACGGGACGGTCCTGGAAGGTGCGGGCAGCCGGCGGGGACGATCGGTGATCGCCCGGACGCTGCTCAGCGAACCCGTCCTGTGCCGTATCGACCGGGCCACGCCCGAGGACCAGCGGGCGATGCGGCTGGCGCAGGCGAACTTCTTCCTGCCGTTCGACCGGCAGGGCATCGACCCGTTCACCGACCTGTTCCCCGTCACCCTGCTCGCCGAGGGGACCGTCCGCGGCACCGGCGGAATCCGGATCACCGGCGCCGACTGCTCCACCACGGTGCCCGGCCTGTACGCGGCGGGGGACGCCGCCACCCGCGAGCTGATCTGCGGCGGCTTCACCGGCGGCGGGAGCCACAACGCCGCGTGGGCGATGTCGTCCGGCACCTGGGCCGGGCAGGGCGCGGCCCGGTACGCCGCCGGACTGGGCGGACGGGCCGGAGCGCGGACCGTGCACGCCCTCGGCGAGGCGGGCGTCCGCCCGGAGGGCCCGGCGGCCGGCGGCCACGCCGACTACGTCGCCGCCGTCCAGGCCGAGGTGCTGCCCTACGACAAGAACCTGCTGCGGCACGGCGGGCGCCTCGCCCCGGCCCTGGACGTCCTGGACCGGACGTGGCGGGACCTGCGCGGCACGCTCCGCGAGGAGGGCGCCGGGGTCGTCCGGGCGCGGTCGGCCGCGGCGATGACCGCGCACGCACGCTGGATGTACCGCGCCGCGCTCACCCGCACCGAGACGCGGGGCATGCACAAGCGCCAGGACCTGCCCGACCAGGACCCGGCGCAGCACCGCCGGCTCCTCACCGGCGGCCTCGACGAGATCTGGACGCGTCCGGAGACCGGGGCGGTGGCGTCGTGA
- a CDS encoding 4Fe-4S dicluster domain-containing protein translates to MIEIVSRGRCIACDKCVDVCPTNVFDRGADGVPVIARQSDCQTCFMCEAYCPVDALFVDPRSHALPEPPDEAALAADGTLGAYRAQIGWGRGRTPGAGRAIGPSLNPAGAPLTS, encoded by the coding sequence GTGATCGAGATCGTCTCGCGGGGGCGGTGCATCGCCTGCGACAAGTGCGTGGACGTGTGCCCGACGAACGTCTTCGACCGCGGCGCCGACGGCGTCCCGGTCATCGCCCGGCAGAGCGACTGCCAGACCTGCTTCATGTGCGAGGCGTACTGCCCGGTCGACGCCCTGTTCGTCGACCCGCGCTCGCACGCGCTGCCGGAGCCCCCGGACGAGGCGGCGCTCGCCGCGGACGGGACGCTCGGCGCCTACCGGGCGCAGATCGGCTGGGGCCGCGGACGCACGCCCGGCGCCGGCCGCGCGATCGGCCCGTCGCTGAACCCGGCGGGCGCCCCCCTCACCTCCTGA
- a CDS encoding ABC transporter substrate-binding protein, with amino-acid sequence MRFPRVLAAGLLVLAATACGSSEADSGSGTLRIGVIGAGAGNKLTRAVGFLDQRGGLLPELRAAGITKIKVATFPNGPDLNQALAGGSLDIGQYGDTPALIGRGQGLPTRLLSLNSVRLDAAIVAGKDGGPASLKDLEGKRIGVQTGSYIHRYLLGALEQAGVRPKEIIHMYTPAIIAALEKNSIDAGGLVSADQVAQEQKGFTSIDIASRDHPDLLGTSVTVVTEKYLAGHKDIVRVWQKAETEAARAAKADWPGYTAYVARTGGYAADISIKTTLKDQLPDEPFPAEGLKLLEGTKAFLVQQALVKKDYTLDSWLAPGARP; translated from the coding sequence GTGAGATTCCCCCGAGTTCTGGCCGCCGGCCTCCTCGTCCTCGCCGCGACGGCGTGCGGCTCCTCCGAGGCCGACAGCGGCTCCGGAACGCTCCGGATCGGAGTGATCGGGGCGGGGGCCGGCAACAAGCTGACCCGCGCCGTCGGGTTCCTCGACCAGCGCGGCGGGCTGCTGCCGGAGCTGAGGGCCGCCGGCATCACCAAGATCAAGGTCGCGACGTTCCCGAACGGTCCCGACCTGAACCAGGCCCTCGCCGGCGGCTCCCTCGACATCGGCCAGTACGGGGACACCCCCGCCCTGATCGGCCGGGGGCAGGGCCTGCCGACCCGGCTGCTGTCGCTCAACTCCGTCCGGCTGGACGCCGCGATCGTCGCCGGGAAGGACGGCGGGCCCGCGTCCCTCAAGGACCTGGAGGGCAAGCGGATCGGCGTCCAGACCGGCTCCTACATCCACCGCTACCTGCTCGGCGCGCTGGAGCAGGCCGGGGTGAGGCCGAAGGAGATCATCCACATGTACACGCCGGCGATCATCGCGGCGCTGGAGAAGAACTCGATCGACGCGGGCGGCCTGGTCTCCGCCGACCAGGTCGCGCAGGAGCAGAAGGGCTTCACGTCGATCGACATCGCGTCCCGGGACCATCCGGACCTGCTCGGCACGTCCGTCACCGTCGTGACGGAGAAGTACCTGGCGGGACACAAGGACATCGTGCGGGTGTGGCAGAAGGCCGAGACCGAGGCCGCGCGGGCCGCCAAGGCCGACTGGCCCGGCTACACCGCGTACGTGGCCAGGACCGGCGGATACGCCGCCGACATCTCGATCAAGACGACGCTGAAGGACCAGCTGCCCGACGAGCCCTTCCCGGCGGAGGGGCTGAAGCTGCTCGAAGGGACCAAGGCGTTCCTCGTCCAGCAGGCGCTCGTCAAGAAGGACTACACGCTCGACTCCTGGCTGGCGCCCGGGGCCAGGCCGTGA
- a CDS encoding FAD-binding protein — protein MNRPDTDVLVLGGGPAAAWAALAAAGAGARVVLADKGYCGTSGPTASGGNNLWYVPPDAEARARAVGERFEQGGRLADRRTMARVLDETYRRVDDLASFGYPFPVDEDGVERRASLQGPEYMKRMRRRVHRSGVTILDHHPALRLLVDDWGVAAGAAGIARQKGGETWTVRAGAVVLATGGCAFLSGAFGTNVDTGDGHLMAAELGAELSGMEFSSAYAFSPAHGSHTKGLMMQFATYYTEQGVPIDVPDPLGARVRVAERLAAGEKVYARLDKAPPRLHEAMRHAQPNYFLPLDKAGIDPFRDRYELRMVLEGTVRGTGGLRITGDDCATTVPGLYAAGDVATRELVSGAVSGGGAYNGAWAISSGTWAGRGAAGFAVGRARPHAVPAGRAGLRPGLLDAATVIRAVQDEMLPLDRNLFRTRDGLRGSLASLDALWERITSQGIAGTGRERLRARSAAAMTAHARWSYRAALARPESRGMHRLENLPQLPRYEHRRLVGGLDEPWTAVEPEEAPA, from the coding sequence GTGAACCGGCCGGACACCGACGTCCTCGTCCTCGGCGGCGGGCCCGCCGCGGCGTGGGCGGCCCTCGCCGCGGCCGGCGCCGGGGCCAGGGTCGTCCTCGCGGACAAGGGCTACTGCGGCACCAGCGGGCCGACCGCGTCGGGCGGCAACAACCTCTGGTACGTCCCGCCGGACGCGGAGGCGCGGGCGCGCGCGGTCGGCGAGCGCTTCGAGCAGGGCGGACGGCTCGCCGACCGCCGCACCATGGCGCGCGTCCTGGACGAGACGTACCGCCGGGTCGACGACCTCGCCTCCTTCGGATACCCGTTCCCCGTCGACGAGGACGGGGTCGAGCGGCGGGCCAGCCTCCAGGGGCCCGAGTACATGAAGCGGATGCGGCGCCGGGTGCACAGATCGGGCGTGACGATCCTCGACCACCACCCCGCTCTGCGGCTGCTCGTCGACGACTGGGGCGTCGCGGCCGGCGCGGCCGGCATCGCCCGCCAGAAGGGCGGGGAGACCTGGACCGTCCGCGCGGGCGCGGTGGTCCTCGCCACCGGCGGCTGCGCGTTCCTGTCCGGCGCGTTCGGTACCAACGTCGACACCGGAGACGGGCACCTGATGGCCGCCGAGCTGGGCGCGGAGCTGTCGGGCATGGAGTTCTCCAGCGCCTACGCGTTCTCCCCGGCGCACGGTTCGCACACCAAGGGCCTGATGATGCAGTTCGCGACGTACTACACCGAACAGGGCGTCCCGATCGACGTGCCGGATCCGCTCGGCGCCAGGGTCCGCGTCGCGGAGCGGCTTGCGGCGGGGGAGAAGGTCTACGCGCGACTGGACAAGGCGCCCCCGCGGCTCCACGAGGCGATGCGGCACGCGCAGCCGAACTACTTCCTGCCACTGGACAAGGCGGGGATCGACCCTTTCCGCGACCGGTACGAGCTGCGCATGGTGCTGGAGGGCACGGTCCGCGGGACGGGCGGCCTGCGGATCACCGGCGACGACTGCGCGACGACCGTCCCCGGCCTGTACGCCGCCGGTGACGTCGCGACGCGGGAGCTGGTGTCCGGCGCGGTCAGCGGGGGCGGTGCCTACAACGGGGCATGGGCGATCTCATCGGGCACCTGGGCCGGCCGCGGCGCGGCCGGGTTCGCGGTGGGGCGGGCGCGTCCGCACGCCGTCCCCGCCGGGCGCGCCGGCCTGCGGCCCGGACTGCTCGACGCGGCGACCGTCATCCGGGCAGTGCAGGACGAGATGCTGCCGCTCGACCGCAACCTCTTCCGGACACGGGACGGGCTTCGCGGCTCCCTGGCCTCCCTCGACGCGCTATGGGAGCGGATCACGTCCCAGGGCATCGCCGGAACCGGCCGCGAACGCCTCCGCGCGAGGTCGGCGGCGGCGATGACGGCGCACGCCCGGTGGAGCTACCGCGCCGCTCTGGCCCGTCCCGAGTCCCGGGGCATGCACCGGCTGGAGAACCTTCCGCAACTGCCGCGGTACGAGCACCGGCGCCTCGTCGGCGGCCTGGACGAGCCATGGACGGCCGTCGAGCCCGAGGAGGCGCCGGCATGA
- a CDS encoding 4Fe-4S dicluster domain-containing protein, protein MIEVVSAARCVRCDVCVKVCPTDVFERGPDGVPVIARQSDCQTCFMCEAHCPTDALYVAPFTGPAPEGSRHTDEGALADAFGDYRRIVGWGGGRTPGSRVDRNHIFTERLSPSSRPAGTATREA, encoded by the coding sequence ATGATCGAGGTGGTGAGCGCGGCGCGCTGCGTGCGGTGCGACGTGTGCGTGAAGGTGTGCCCGACGGACGTGTTCGAGCGGGGCCCGGACGGGGTCCCGGTCATCGCCCGGCAGAGCGACTGCCAGACCTGCTTCATGTGCGAGGCCCACTGCCCGACGGACGCCCTCTACGTCGCGCCGTTCACCGGCCCGGCCCCGGAGGGCTCCCGCCACACCGACGAGGGCGCGTTGGCCGACGCGTTCGGCGACTACCGGCGCATCGTCGGCTGGGGCGGCGGCCGCACCCCGGGCAGCCGCGTGGACCGCAACCACATCTTCACCGAACGCCTCAGTCCGTCCTCCCGACCTGCGGGCACGGCCACCAGGGAGGCCTAA
- a CDS encoding epoxide hydrolase family protein codes for MIKPFRIDVPQADLDDLADRLSRTRWPNEVADAGWDYGFPLARLRELAEHWRTGYDWREHEARLNELPHFTTEIEGQNIHFVHVRSPRPDALALVLTHGWPGSFLEFLDVVEPLSRDFHLVIPSIPGYGFSGPTHERGWDVVRIARAWAELMRRLGYERYGAQGGDFGSGVSLALGTVEPERVVGVHVNYLPTRPDPDAGIELSESDEARLDKVRRLMANRPPFQALQALTPQTIGYALTDSPVGQLAWIAERFAEWTDPRSQISDDRMLTDISLYWLTATAASSARLHHDAPRRTEPCQAPMGVAVLPHDITQSVRPLAERLYDIRHWSEFERGGHFAAMEVPELFAEDVRDFFLTLAKDDHPVAAH; via the coding sequence ATGATCAAGCCGTTCCGCATCGACGTCCCCCAGGCCGACCTCGACGACCTGGCCGACCGGCTCTCCCGCACCCGCTGGCCCAACGAGGTCGCCGACGCCGGGTGGGACTACGGCTTCCCGCTGGCGCGGCTCAGGGAACTGGCCGAGCACTGGCGCACCGGCTACGACTGGCGCGAGCACGAGGCGCGACTCAACGAGCTCCCGCACTTCACCACCGAGATCGAGGGGCAGAACATCCATTTCGTCCACGTCCGGTCGCCGAGGCCGGACGCGCTCGCGCTGGTCCTCACCCACGGCTGGCCCGGTTCGTTCCTGGAGTTCCTCGACGTGGTCGAGCCGCTGTCCCGCGACTTCCACCTGGTGATCCCGTCCATCCCCGGCTACGGCTTCTCCGGCCCGACCCACGAGCGCGGCTGGGACGTCGTCAGGATCGCGCGGGCCTGGGCCGAGCTGATGCGCCGCCTCGGCTACGAGCGCTACGGCGCGCAGGGCGGCGACTTCGGGTCGGGCGTCTCGCTGGCGCTCGGTACCGTGGAGCCCGAGCGGGTCGTCGGGGTCCACGTCAACTACCTGCCGACCCGCCCGGACCCGGACGCCGGCATCGAGCTGTCGGAGTCGGACGAGGCCCGGCTGGACAAGGTCAGGCGGCTGATGGCGAACCGTCCGCCCTTCCAGGCCCTCCAGGCCCTCACCCCGCAGACCATCGGCTACGCGCTGACGGACTCGCCGGTCGGCCAGCTGGCCTGGATCGCCGAGCGCTTCGCGGAGTGGACGGACCCCCGCTCGCAGATCAGCGACGACCGGATGCTCACCGACATCTCGCTGTACTGGCTCACCGCCACCGCGGCCTCCTCGGCGCGGCTGCACCACGACGCCCCGCGGCGGACCGAGCCGTGCCAGGCGCCCATGGGCGTGGCCGTCCTCCCGCACGACATCACGCAGTCGGTGCGGCCGCTGGCCGAGCGGCTGTACGACATCAGGCACTGGTCGGAGTTCGAACGCGGCGGCCACTTCGCGGCGATGGAGGTGCCCGAGCTGTTCGCCGAGGACGTCCGGGACTTCTTCCTCACCCTCGCCAAGGACGACCATCCTGTCGCCGCCCACTAG